From the genome of Oryza glaberrima chromosome 1, OglaRS2, whole genome shotgun sequence:
aGGCATGATTCATGTGTTTTGTCTTATGATGAGCACCTGGAAGTTGAAGATTACATATTAAAGCAGCGGATATTTCAGATCAAaaagttgcaagttgcaactagGCACAGTACTTTTCAGGGACCAGGAAAATTCAAAAGCATCTGAACCAAATTCGGGTTGATAAAAGGTCCGGATTAGCAATTTTGCACTGTATCACCAGCTATAATCACATGACAGAAGGCAAAAGCAGATGCAGTGGTTTTTTCTGTCCAGAACTTTATCACCTATTGCATGCCGTCCTTTCAATATATTGGTTCACCAGGAAATTGAGTACAATGTCTTGAAATGGAAAGTATCAGTTAGATTCATAAGAGGTCATTAGAATCCTAAATCACTTGGTGATGCTCATGTAACCTGGTAGCACAAGGTAGCGGTGGTTTTAGTCAGGGTTCAAGTCCCCATCAGCTTCCTTTAAATGGCAGTGTTCCTCCagcatgttcttttttttatttttcaaagtaTTTGCTAACTCACTGGAGTTTTTTATTGGCTTGCCTTTCTCTACCACTTTAGTTTGTATGACAAAACCAGCTTCCTCACTGCTTTTGCATGAATAATTCATCACTTGTCACATTATATTCCCCCAGATAGATTCAAACTTGGCAATTAACAGCTAATTGCTAAATACACTTTTAGGAAAACAGAGACATGCACAGTTCACCAAGATTTTGTTACCCTCATCAAGAATGTGCTATtgatttacattaaaaaaagaatgtgTATTGATGTAGTAATATGCAGCATTACTACTTCAATATAACTTTGTCTTCGAATCAATTGCTAAATGCAAAAAAGACTTTTTATTTCTACTTGTAGTTTCATTGTCGAAGTAACTGATATATCTTCTCTATCATCCAGTCAAAATGCTTGACTGGGGGGAGGATGGCCATAGATCAGAACAAGAAATTTCTTCACTAAGAGCAGCATTTGCACAAGAGGTCGCTGTCTGGCATAAGCTTGATCATCCAAATGTTACCAAGGTAATCTTTGACTGGagaagacttttttttttcatcccttCAAATTTCATAGGCTAAATCGTTTCACTGATAAATATATAGACCAATTTACATTATCTCTGGTTTACAGAACACTTGGGAAATTTACATTTATTAACCCTGGTTTACAAAACCAATTTGTATTCAATATTGTCCGGCACAACCACATGGACAAACTTGTTTTATCATGATGTATCTCTGGCATTATAATCTATTAAGGAAACCATTGGTTGTGGTGCAATAATATTTTCATGGCTAGAGATATCAGATGACAGTAGGAGGACTGGCAGTCATGTTCAAACTCAGTGGTGCTAGCTATATAATACACCCAGTATCGTGTCTAAAATTGGATTCCATGTTTTCCTCTTCTGTATAAAATAGTTATTAAGGTGTTTAGCCATGCACTGCTAAAGAGCATTAGAATCTTGTATAATtggacaatattttttttctgataataGTAGCGAAGGTGCGTACTCCTATTTGGTATGGCATAATTACAATGGAATTGATCTTAGAACATGGTGCCGAATTTACCAAGCAATAAATATTAGTATCTGCCATCTACACAGTTCATTTTGAGCTATCAAcaattatcattatttttttcattcactTGGTGAACATAGTTGTCTTCTGCTTCTCAACTGGGTCCTGACAATATCTTGAAATTTAACTGACAGTTTATTGGGGCTATAATGGGTGCAAGAGATTTAAATATACAGACAGAACATGGACATTTTGGCATGCCAAGTAATATTTGCTGCGTTGTTGTCGAGTACCTTGCCGGAGGTGCACTGAAAAATTTTCTGATAAAGAACAGGAGAAGGAAGCTAGCCTATAAAGTTGTGGTCCAATTGGCTCTTGACCTTGCTAGGGGGTAAGTAATAATATAAGTTTCTCTTGGTCCTTTTTCTGGATTTACATCTATTATTCCGTTTTAATCTCAGAAGATTTTGTTGTGGGATTTGCACTGACAGATTAAGCTATCTTCACTCAAAGAAGATAGTTCATCGTGATGTGAAGACTGAAAATATGCTCCTTGACAAAACAAGAACAGTGAAAATCGCTGATTTTGGTGTTGCACGAATTGAGGCTTCAAATCCTAGTGATATGACGGGTGAAACAGGCACACTTGGTTACATGGCACCCGAGGTATTTTCCTTCAACCATACGGAAATCTTATGCTGATCATGTATCATTTATGCTGATAGGTCTTTACTTATACCAAACTATCGAATTAAGAAGGGAAAAGTGACTATATGTCACTGAAAATTTCCTTGCTGGTATCGTTCAAAAAACTTCTTGCTTGGCGAATTGAAAATCTTAACTCTGCATCCCCTCAATCATCTTATTCATTGTCATGTTGTGTTTCTGCGATCTTCCAAAATTGCACGTACCATTCTTCCGTAATTCTAGTCTACTGTTATTGTCCTTACTGTCATACGTTGGCATCATTGTGCAGGTTCTCAACGGCCATCCTTACAACAGGAAGTGTGATGTATATAGCTTTGGAATCTGCCTATGGGAGATATACTGCTGCGATATGCCGTATCCTGATCTGAGTTTCTCAGAGGTCACTTCAGCTGTTGTTCGTcaggtaaataaaaaaaaaacgccgTCCTATCCCGTTTTCCCCACTTCACCTCTCTGATTCCTGAACTCTGAAGCACTGAAAAGAAAATCGCCATCCTTGATTGATGATGTACTACAGAACTTGAGGCCTGAGATACCGCGCTGCTGCCCTAGCTCCTTGGCCAACGTGATGAAGCGCTGCTGGGACGCGAACCCGGACAAGCGGCCGGAGATGGCGGAGGTGGTGTCCATGCTGGAGGCGATCGACACGTCCAAGGGCGGTGGCATGATCCCGACCGACCAGCCACAGGGATGCTTCTCGTGCTTCGGTCGGCACCGAGGCCCCTGACGAACTTGATCTAATGGCGTCACTGATAATTTGTTATCACTATATCTCAGTGTAATCTAATCGCATTCGCTATGGCTAATTTGAGGAGCTGTGTGATTGATGTAAATGCCTTTACGGTCCAGCACCTCAGCTTCATCGTCGTATGATCGCTGCGAATCCTAATGCTTGGCCTATGATAAGATCGAGCTTAGAAGAGATTATTGTGACAGAGCTGCCGACGAAGTTTACAATCTCATCATATATGGTCATGAAGTAGACCCACTGTACTATTGCAGTGTAATCGACATCTTTGCAGAATGTtaataaaagaacaaaatcaggATGTATAATTCCGAGTACTCGATTCCAGATGCTGTTTAGAGCACGAATCAAGATGATGCGCAAGCAAAATTGGCTTGTCCCTATAGCACTAGCACCATGTGCTGCTTCTGCGTAATGAACGGCGAACGATTAAAATGGACGGAATGGACGGCCGGATGATCACGAGGCGTTACGGCATGTTCGAGCGGATGCACCCTGCCCGTCCGATCGGACGCCTTCGTCTCGTGCGGTCGTGATCCTACCTACCCCGAGCCGAggcaaaggagaggagaggagacccgccgccgccgcctattCCTCCGGCGATCCCATCCCATTGATCCGTAGCCTtacgcctccgccaccaccacaagCTCCGATCCACAGCGCACCTCGAGCCCTACCTCCGATGGGCGTGACCACGCGGCTGCCGGCCCCTCCAGGGGGCGGCCTccagcgccgcgcgccgcggggCATCCTCCCGGCCTCGCTCCCCGTGGAGCgcccggcgcggcgccgcctcgcgcccggCGTCCGCGCCGCCTCCGGGATCCCTGGACCCGGCGGATCGCCCGTCCCTAGGCGGACGACGCCTGCGCCGGCCGACGCGGCCTCCGCggctccgccctccgccgcggcgtcgtctgCCTCCTCGGCCATCGATTTCCTCACCCTCTGCCATCGCCTTAAGGTACGCCAACGGGATGTTCCTCGTGATCCGATCGCCTCTGGATACGTCGCTCCGAAGGCATATGCCTGTCCTTCGCTGACCGCGTGTGTACAACCGGGCTGGTGATACCCCCTTAATTTCTAGAGTAACAGCTTGGGGAATGTGGAACAGCTATGAGGGGTTTCATAATCGCCATTTTGTATTGTGAATTGATTACCATGATTCCATGAAGTCTCTCGCATCATGGGTACCTTGCTTACGATGTCATAAGTAGGTGGGATGTGTGACCAGCAACAAGCATATGAACAAGCGTCTGGATCCTGTTCAATTGTTCATCTCTCCATGCATGTGTTGCCTAGGTCTATTATACTCGTTATTATTCTCCGATCTATTGAGTTGTGCATGTTTCTGTTCTGTTATACAGACCACTAAAAGGAAAGGCTGGATAAACCATAGCATAAAGGGTCCTGAGTCTATTGCTGATCACATGTACCGTATGGCCCTTATGGCTTTGATTGCCGGTGACCTACCTGCTGTAGATCGAGAAAGGTCCGTGTTTTTCTTATTCAAATTTCCATAGCATTAAAAAATGCCCTTTCGTCTGTTCTTTGTTCATCTAGTTAATTGATTACAACAAAATACCAGATGTTTCAGGCTTCCTTTCTAAATTAGTCATTAGTTATTTACTTGTTTGTGATGACATATTTATTTTACCTAAAACAGATGCATCAAAATTGCTATCGTGCATGACATTGCTGAAGGTATGCCAAAGAACACCCTATCAGCTGTTTTTAGCTTAATTTTCTATTGTATGCACTTGTTGATAATATGTTATTGCACTTCATCTGCCAATATTTATCATCCTTATTCTAGGACTGTATAATCTGTATGTTCCCACTTTTCTTAGCATCCTTTTATATTCAGGTTTTTATCCTTTTTGTTTGACAGCTATTGTTGGTGACATTACTCCATCCGACGGTATACCTAAAGCGGAAAAAAGCCGCCGTGAACAAAAGGCTCTAAATGAAATGTGTGAAGTTCTCGGTGGAGGACCAATAGGTTTGTGTCCATTTGGGATGTGACGTCCGAGTTCATGAAGGATGATGTTTGACATCAATCTTCACTAATTTTAGTGTTCTGTTTTTTGTAGCTGATGAGATCAAGGAGCTCTGGGAAGAATATGAAAATAATTCATCCATTGAAGCCAACCTTGTAAAGGATTTTGATAAAGTAAGCGTGCCTTTTATTTTCTGAACTGTCTacttgttccttttctttttcttagttCTTAACTTGGTGCCTTTTATAATGTTGATTTTAATTTTCTCAACCTGGAGTCTAATTTGAAATGTACACCAGAATTATCATTTTCGTTAATATACTagctttctttttgtttggaaTTGGTACAAATTCAGCACAATTCTACAATTTCAAGCTTGCTAGAGTAACGCTTTATGAAACCATGTCCAAGTTCCTGAAACAACTCACTCatagataaatattttatatttagttCATATGAACTGGAAAATTCTTGCTTTTCTTCATTAATATAGACAAAATAAACAAGAATATAACATTTGTTTTGATGAATGGTTTCAGTAGTTCATTGAACTTTTTGGGCTTGTGCAAAatgcaaaatatttttaatttccaATACTTTAACGCATGCATGTTTGCTTGTAAGAATATTCTTTATTACATAAGAGGGGTGTCATGCAAACCAGGGTTCAATCTATCGGGAAAGGGAAAATTTTCGGAGGTCAGCAAAATAACGAAATTTCGGAAATCTTTCGGAAATTTCGAAcgaaattttcaaacaaaatttgaatttgaacaacAAAAATTACAGAAATTTGACATATATCAGAATATAGACATGCATCAAGTCCATCCAATCCAAAGCAGGGGGACAGGATAGGAGAATGAAACGCAAGGATTGTGTCGTCGTGTCTCTCCCGTCTCTCCGGCTTGTGTGCCTTGTGTCGTtgtcgcggtcgcggtcgcgcCCGACAGCCGTGGAGCCGCTGCTGGCCACTCCAGCCAAACACAAGGATGCGAGGTCCACGGCTTGTGTCGCCGTCGAGCCGGAGCCGCGGAGCCGTCGCTGGCACTCCAGCACGAGGATGCGAGGCCCGCGCCGCCTTGCCACTTGTGTCATCGTCGTCACTCCGGAGAGCCGCGGAACCACCGCTGGCCACTCCAGCCACCCCTCTGCCTCCAGTTCCAGCAACCGCTGCCGGTGTTGCTCGCTAGTGCTgggaggatgggaggagatGTTGGGGGAGGACGGGGGGAGAAAGGTGAGTGAGAAGGGGATTGGAAATTGGGGATTTGGACCATGAACAGTGTTTTGccgaaatttttcaccggagCTCACTGTCTATTGGGACCCACTGATAGACCTGAAATTTGTTCCGGAATTTTAAACCCTGCATGCAACATATTGTTCATTTTGTATTCTTAACTCTTTAaggtgtaatatttatattgtattttgGTGTGTTGTGGCACATATTGGTCATTTGCAGTTTCACTCTCGGGCACATCTCATTTGtccttttctttgttttcattCTCTATTTATTCACTATGGTTCAGGGGATTTTACCATTTCTTGTATTTACTTGTTTTGCAGGTGGAAATGATACTTCAAGCACTAGAATATGAGAAAGGTATTACTTTTCtgtaattttaaatttgtgTACATTCAACTAGCTGCTTACTCATTTTAACAAACTGTGAAGTCTACCAGGCGGTAGATTGGGTCCTTCCTCTGAAACAATTTGCTGTTACAGTAATATGCAGGATACATCATATTTTTTATCGCACCATTCTGATGCGTGCATTGATGCTTGGTTTTACAAAGCAAGAACTTTGAATAGTCTGCTGCCGTGTTGACAATCATACCAAACCGCTTTCTTCATGccaccatcttcttcttttgtttgttcAGGGCACTGTACAATATAATTCCAGCTGCCTGCCTATGTTGTCATCCTACTCAAGTAGTACATATCTGATGTACATTGTGGATTATAATCCGTTTGTAACACTAACTCTTCCCATCTTATTCTACAGAGCATGGCAAAGTGTTAGATGAGTTCTTCCTCTCTACCGCTGGTAATGTCATTGTTGCAGGCTATTTAAAAATTTGTAAACATGTCCTCTGTTGTTAAACATATCTGTAAATCTTGTTACTGCAGGCAAGTTCCAGACAGAGATTGGCAAGAGCTGGGCTGCTGAAGTGAATGCGAGGAGAGAACAGAGATGCGGAAAACAGAAGTAGAAGTGGCTAGCTCTACGTTTGATTGCTTTAGCCTTGCTGAAATGTGCTGTCATGACGGGGTGATCTGACGAGTTGCAAGGTCCAGAGTCAACTTCAATATAAACTTGACTTGTTGGAGACTTGGTAGGAAATAGTGTTGTCCAAAACTCAGGATCTGAGCCCGTCCAGAGTTAGTTCTTGGGCTGCGCTCAGGCTCGCAGTACGTACTGAGCAATTGCTATATACTCCTAATAGTTAGGGATCTAAGGAGACATGCGTTTTCATGAACTCAggtaataataaaataatagtaacattttctgtTTTACGTTTTACATTTGATGGACTGGAGCATGTTCAACCATTCATTGTTTTCTCTATTGCATAAAATGGCTGCACGAGCCACTTGTATTACGTTGTCATTCCTTTTTGCCATTGGTTTTCATCGTTAgctaaaaatattgctatagaAATCAATGATGGGAATCGCTATGAGCTGGTGGTCTCATCAGAACTAGCTCCGTGCTGTATCTGTTCATCTGGACCATTGCAATCGGTTACGTCTACTGGGCATCGTAGTCGTACCCGATAAGCCACGTATCTGGCCTATACGATGCAAGTCCTATTTTGAATACGTATGCACAGCAGTAGTCTGTAGATCACACTGTACGGTAGTCAGTACGTCCGTATACTAGACATACTGGGCGTCGGGGCCGGCCTGGAGCTGGAAGCCGAGACGAACTGTACTTTGGCATCGCGGCCGGATCGGAGCGGGAAGCCGACCCCGAACACTAGTAGGCCGCTACCTCTACCACCAATAAAACCACACGCCCGGAGAGCCGCATAGCCACACACATCCATCGATCCAAGTCTCGACACAAGCCCAACGCCCACGACATCGAAGCAAAGCCCCGCGGTTTACGTGCTTCTCCAGCTTCCGGCAGCCGTCGTAAACCTTCCACAAGCAAGCCGAATCCGTCGAGATGCAGATCTTCGTGAAGACCCTGACGGGGAAGACCATCACGCTGGAGGTGGAGAGCAGCGACACGATCCAGAACGTCAAGGC
Proteins encoded in this window:
- the LOC127756229 gene encoding uncharacterized protein LOC127756229, whose product is MGVTTRLPAPPGGGLQRRAPRGILPASLPVERPARRRLAPGVRAASGIPGPGGSPVPRRTTPAPADAASAAPPSAAASSASSAIDFLTLCHRLKTTKRKGWINHSIKGPESIADHMYRMALMALIAGDLPAVDRERCIKIAIVHDIAEAIVGDITPSDGIPKAEKSRREQKALNEMCEVLGGGPIADEIKELWEEYENNSSIEANLVKDFDKVEMILQALEYEKEHGKVLDEFFLSTAGKFQTEIGKSWAAEVNARREQRCGKQK
- the LOC127756219 gene encoding serine/threonine-protein kinase STY13-like, giving the protein MRHPGAGGGSGDAGFVRADQIDLKSLDEQLERHLGRPAERAASQHGGSGSRRGESARLGLGEEPPQAPHHQRRREDWEIDPAKLVIRGVIARGTFGTVHRGVYDGQDVAVKMLDWGEDGHRSEQEISSLRAAFAQEVAVWHKLDHPNVTKFIGAIMGARDLNIQTEHGHFGMPSNICCVVVEYLAGGALKNFLIKNRRRKLAYKVVVQLALDLARGLSYLHSKKIVHRDVKTENMLLDKTRTVKIADFGVARIEASNPSDMTGETGTLGYMAPEVLNGHPYNRKCDVYSFGICLWEIYCCDMPYPDLSFSEVTSAVVRQNLRPEIPRCCPSSLANVMKRCWDANPDKRPEMAEVVSMLEAIDTSKGGGMIPTDQPQGCFSCFGRHRGP